Genomic window (Chitinophagaceae bacterium):
ACCTTCAGTCAAATAGAAATTCAAAAGTTTGAAGTCAATAAGGTTTTAATTTTGGGTTATGGTCTGGGAAGTATCCCTTGTATTTTAGAAAGAAAATTCCAAATTAGTCCAAATATAACGGGTATTGAGATAGACAGTTCTATAGTCGATATGGCTAAAAAATATGGGTTTTACAATGAAAAAACTCAAATTATTTGTCAGGATGCTATTGATTTTATTCAAAATAATAAAGATAGTTTTGACCTGATTTGTATAGATGTGTTTGAAGGACATAGAGTGCCTGTTAGAATGGACGCGGAAGACTTTCTTTTAAAAATAAAAAGTGGACTGAATGATAAGGGGATAGTAATTTTTAACCGCATGAATGATGATCTTCAAAATCGAAATCAAAATAAAACACTAGCCAAAACTTTATCCGGCATATTTCCTGAGGTCAATAAAATTCACATCAGAGATAACCTGATGTATGTCGCCCGGAAAGAAGTTATAGAATATGTTTAAATCTATACTTTGATGTAATGCCTTTTAACTAATATAATTTTGGAAATGCAGACGGGTTAAATTCATACATCATTTCGTAGGCAATTTCAAAAATATCTTCAACATTCGGTTTAGAAAAATAATCTCCATCTGAACCGTAAGGGCTTCTGTGATCAACAGCAGTAATAGTACGTGGCTGTGAATCTAAGTAATTGTAAGCTTTTTGCTCTTCTAATACTTTTTGTAAAATATAAGCGGATGCTCCACCGGGGACATCCTCATCTAAAACAATTAACCGGTTAGTCTTTTTTACTGATTCAACTATTTCATGATTCAGGTCAAAAGGCAGTAAGGATTGAACATCAATAAGCTCAACATCAATATTAAAATTCTCTAACAATTTAATAG
Coding sequences:
- a CDS encoding methyltransferase domain-containing protein, encoding MAKKLNFVTRILSYFWDIPIEKIQSQYDEELQLSLDKGRVKLSTSEAVYSFEDLYYCFSQTFSQIEIQKFEVNKVLILGYGLGSIPCILERKFQISPNITGIEIDSSIVDMAKKYGFYNEKTQIICQDAIDFIQNNKDSFDLICIDVFEGHRVPVRMDAEDFLLKIKSGLNDKGIVIFNRMNDDLQNRNQNKTLAKTLSGIFPEVNKIHIRDNLMYVARKEVIEYV
- a CDS encoding transketolase, which encodes AGFYNTLLRSDDPALVIECLNGYRLKEKLPSNIGTFTLPLGQPEVLKEGNDITLVTYGSCVRVAQDAIKLLENFNIDVELIDVQSLLPFDLNHEIVESVKKTNRLIVLDEDVPGGASAYILQKVLEEQKAYNYLDSQPRTITAVDHRSPYGSDGDYFSKPNVEDIFEIAYEMMYEFNPSAFPKLY